A window of the Coturnix japonica isolate 7356 chromosome 12, Coturnix japonica 2.1, whole genome shotgun sequence genome harbors these coding sequences:
- the CAMK1 gene encoding calcium/calmodulin-dependent protein kinase type 1: MPLGHEPGWKKRTDDIRRIYEFRDVLGTGAFSEVVLAEERATQKLVAIKCIAKKALEGKEASIENEIAVLHKIKHPNIVALDDIYESSTHLYLIMQLVSGGELFDRIVEKGFYTERDASTLIRQILDAVRYLHDMGIVHRDLKPENLLYYSLDEDSKIMISDFGLSKIEGCGTVMATACGTPGYVAPEVLAQKPYSKAVDCWSIGVIAYILLCGYPPFYEENESKLFEQILKAEYEFDSPYWDDISDSAKDFIRHLMEKDPDKRFTCEQALQHPWIAGDTALDKNIHQSVSEQIKKNFAKSKWKQAFNATAVVRHMRKLQLGTSQEGLGQMTPNSPCHGLDCERVSANRTPRLPPK; encoded by the exons ATGCCGCTGGGACACGAGCCCGGCTGGAAGAAAAGGACCGACGACATTCGGCGCATCTACGAGTTCCGAGACGTCCTGGGCAC GGGGGCTTTCTCTGAGGTGGTGCTGGCAGAGGAGAGGGCGACCCAGAAGCTGGTGGCCATCAAGTGCATCGCCAAGAAGGCGCTGGAGGGGAAGGAGGCCAGCATTGAGAATGAGATCGCCGTCCTGCACAA GATCAAGCACCCCAACATTGTGGCCTTGGATGACATCTACGAGAGCAGCACCCACCTCTACCTCATCATGCAGCT GGTGTCGGGAGGGGAACTCTTTGACCGCATCGTAGAGAAGGGTTTCTACACGGAGCGCGATGCCAGCACGCTGATCCGGCAGATCCTGGATGCTGTGCGCTACCTGCACGACATGGGCATCGTGCACCGCGACCTGAAg CCCGAGAACCTGCTGTACTACAGCCTGGACGAGGACTCCAAGATCATGATCAGCGACTTCGGGCTCTCCAAGATCGAGGGCTGCGGCACCGTCATGGCCACAGCCTGCGGGACACCTGGCTATGTGG CTCCTGAAGTGCTGGCCCAGAAACCCTACAGCAAAGCCGTGGACTGCTGGTCCATCGGGGTCATCGCTTACATCCT GCTCTGTGGGTACCCCCCTTTCTACGAAGAGAACGAGTCGAAGCTCTTTGAGCAGATCCTCAAGGCAGAGTATGAGTTTGACTCTCCGTATTGGGATGACATCTCAGACTCAG CTAAAGACTTCATCAGACACCTGATGGAAAAGGACCCTGACAAGCGTTTCACGTGCGAgcaggccctgcagcaccccTG GATTGCTGGGGACACAGCCCTGGACAAGAACATCCACCAGTCAGTGAGCGAGCAGATCAAGAAGAACTTTGCTAAGAGCAAGTGGAAG CAAGCCTTCAATGCCACGGCTGTGGTACGGCACATGaggaagctgcagctgggaacCAGCCAGGAGGGCCTAGGGCAGATGACACCGAACAGCCCCTGCCATG GGTTGGACTGTGAGCGGGTGTCAGCAAACAGAACCCCCCGCCTGCCCCCCAAATGA
- the OGG1 gene encoding N-glycosylase/DNA lyase isoform X3, producing MPRGATSAPMALQGSPMALRDSPSLCPALWRWLRCPPAELRLDLVLASGQAFRWRESSPGAWTGVLGERVWTLRQERDRLWYTVYGDEAPGPETDRILRDYFQLDVGLAALYQTWGAADPLFCRTAAAFPGVRVLRQDPVECLLSFICTSNNHVSRITAMIERLCQAFGPQLCLLDQQPFHAFPSLAALAGSEAEAKLRALGFGYRARFVSGTARAISEGMGATGLCRLRDVPYAEARRELCALPGVGAKVADCVCLMALDKAEAVPVDTHVWHIARQRYGAALGARSLTARVHQEIGDFFRELWGPYAGWAQAVLFCADLRKGRASGSRARRGRSQASRGAGCS from the exons ATGCCCCGTGGGGCCACGTCTGCCCCCATGGCGCTGCAGGGTTCCCCCATGGCGCTGCGGGACTCCCCCTCGCTGTGCCCGGCGCTGTGGCGGTGGCTGCGCTGCCCTCCGGCCGAGCTGCGCCTGGACCTGGTGCTGGCATCGGGGCAGGCGTTCCG ATGGAGGGAGAGCAGCCCTGGAGCATGGACGGGAGTGCTGGGTGAGCGCGTGTGGACGCTGCGGCAGGAGCGGGACCGGCTGTGGTACACGGTGTATGGGGACGAGGCGCCCGGCCCCGAGACCGACCGCATCCTGCGGGACTACTTCcagctggatgtggggctggccGCCCTGTACCAAACATGGGGGGCGGCCGACCCCCTGTTCTGCCGGACAGCAGCCGCCTTCCCAg GGGTGCGTGTGCTGCGGCAGGACCCCGTGGAGTGTCTGCTGTCCTTCATCTGCACCTCCAACAACCACGTGTCCCGTATCACCGCCATGATCGAGCGCCTGTGCCAGGCCTTTggcccacagctctgcctgctggacCAGCAGCCCTTCCACGCCTTCCCCTCCCTGGCAGCACTTGCAG GCTCTGAAGCGGAGGCCAAGCTGAGGGCGCTGGGCTTTGGCTATCGTGCCCGCTTTGTCAGCGGCACAGCACGCGCCATCAGCGAGGGAATGGGCGCCACGGGGCTGTGCCGGCTGCGGGACGTGCCCTACGCTGAGGCCAGGAGGGAGCTGTGTGCCCTGCCGGGAGTGGGGGCCAAG GTTGCTGACTGCGTGTGCCTGATGGCCCTGGACAAGGCGGAGGCGGTGCCGGTGGACACCCACGTGTGGCACATTGCCcggcagcgctatggggcagcattgGGTGCCCGCTCCCTGACCGCCCGTGTGCACCAGGAGATCG GTGACTTCTTCCGTGAACTGTGGGGTCCCTATGCAGGCTGGGCACAGGCG GTCCTCTTCTGTGCTGACCTCCGCAAGGGCCGGGCCAGTGGGAGCCGGGCCAGGAGGGGCCGCAGCCAGGCGAGCCGTGGGGCCGGGTGCTCCTAG
- the OGG1 gene encoding N-glycosylase/DNA lyase isoform X4, with protein sequence MVLEGSPMALRDSPSLCPALWRWLRCPPAELRLDLVLASGQAFRWRESSPGAWTGVLGERVWTLRQERDRLWYTVYGDEAPGPETDRILRDYFQLDVGLAALYQTWGAADPLFCRTAAAFPGVRVLRQDPVECLLSFICTSNNHVSRITAMIERLCQAFGPQLCLLDQQPFHAFPSLAALAGSEAEAKLRALGFGYRARFVSGTARAISEGMGATGLCRLRDVPYAEARRELCALPGVGAKVADCVCLMALDKAEAVPVDTHVWHIARQRYGAALGARSLTARVHQEIGDFFRELWGPYAGWAQAVLFCADLRKGRASGSRARRGRSQASRGAGCS encoded by the exons ATGGTGCTGGAG GGTTCCCCCATGGCGCTGCGGGACTCCCCCTCGCTGTGCCCGGCGCTGTGGCGGTGGCTGCGCTGCCCTCCGGCCGAGCTGCGCCTGGACCTGGTGCTGGCATCGGGGCAGGCGTTCCG ATGGAGGGAGAGCAGCCCTGGAGCATGGACGGGAGTGCTGGGTGAGCGCGTGTGGACGCTGCGGCAGGAGCGGGACCGGCTGTGGTACACGGTGTATGGGGACGAGGCGCCCGGCCCCGAGACCGACCGCATCCTGCGGGACTACTTCcagctggatgtggggctggccGCCCTGTACCAAACATGGGGGGCGGCCGACCCCCTGTTCTGCCGGACAGCAGCCGCCTTCCCAg GGGTGCGTGTGCTGCGGCAGGACCCCGTGGAGTGTCTGCTGTCCTTCATCTGCACCTCCAACAACCACGTGTCCCGTATCACCGCCATGATCGAGCGCCTGTGCCAGGCCTTTggcccacagctctgcctgctggacCAGCAGCCCTTCCACGCCTTCCCCTCCCTGGCAGCACTTGCAG GCTCTGAAGCGGAGGCCAAGCTGAGGGCGCTGGGCTTTGGCTATCGTGCCCGCTTTGTCAGCGGCACAGCACGCGCCATCAGCGAGGGAATGGGCGCCACGGGGCTGTGCCGGCTGCGGGACGTGCCCTACGCTGAGGCCAGGAGGGAGCTGTGTGCCCTGCCGGGAGTGGGGGCCAAG GTTGCTGACTGCGTGTGCCTGATGGCCCTGGACAAGGCGGAGGCGGTGCCGGTGGACACCCACGTGTGGCACATTGCCcggcagcgctatggggcagcattgGGTGCCCGCTCCCTGACCGCCCGTGTGCACCAGGAGATCG GTGACTTCTTCCGTGAACTGTGGGGTCCCTATGCAGGCTGGGCACAGGCG GTCCTCTTCTGTGCTGACCTCCGCAAGGGCCGGGCCAGTGGGAGCCGGGCCAGGAGGGGCCGCAGCCAGGCGAGCCGTGGGGCCGGGTGCTCCTAG
- the OGG1 gene encoding N-glycosylase/DNA lyase isoform X2 — protein sequence MKTLLVRSEPPAHSDGNGNGETGLPGWATRQRKWDRAALKEREAALCQRGGGALWCWRWRESSPGAWTGVLGERVWTLRQERDRLWYTVYGDEAPGPETDRILRDYFQLDVGLAALYQTWGAADPLFCRTAAAFPGVRVLRQDPVECLLSFICTSNNHVSRITAMIERLCQAFGPQLCLLDQQPFHAFPSLAALAGSEAEAKLRALGFGYRARFVSGTARAISEGMGATGLCRLRDVPYAEARRELCALPGVGAKVADCVCLMALDKAEAVPVDTHVWHIARQRYGAALGARSLTARVHQEIGDFFRELWGPYAGWAQAVLFCADLRKGRASGSRARRGRSQASRGAGCS from the exons atgaaaactctaTTGGTTCGTAGCGAGCCGCCAGCACACAGCGACGGGAACGGGAACGGGGAGACGGGACTTCCGGGTTGGGCCACTAGACAGCGGAAGTGGGACAGAGCGGCGCTAAAGGAGCGGGAAGCGGCGCTCTGCCAGCGGGGTGGGGGAGCTCTATGGTGCTGGAG ATGGAGGGAGAGCAGCCCTGGAGCATGGACGGGAGTGCTGGGTGAGCGCGTGTGGACGCTGCGGCAGGAGCGGGACCGGCTGTGGTACACGGTGTATGGGGACGAGGCGCCCGGCCCCGAGACCGACCGCATCCTGCGGGACTACTTCcagctggatgtggggctggccGCCCTGTACCAAACATGGGGGGCGGCCGACCCCCTGTTCTGCCGGACAGCAGCCGCCTTCCCAg GGGTGCGTGTGCTGCGGCAGGACCCCGTGGAGTGTCTGCTGTCCTTCATCTGCACCTCCAACAACCACGTGTCCCGTATCACCGCCATGATCGAGCGCCTGTGCCAGGCCTTTggcccacagctctgcctgctggacCAGCAGCCCTTCCACGCCTTCCCCTCCCTGGCAGCACTTGCAG GCTCTGAAGCGGAGGCCAAGCTGAGGGCGCTGGGCTTTGGCTATCGTGCCCGCTTTGTCAGCGGCACAGCACGCGCCATCAGCGAGGGAATGGGCGCCACGGGGCTGTGCCGGCTGCGGGACGTGCCCTACGCTGAGGCCAGGAGGGAGCTGTGTGCCCTGCCGGGAGTGGGGGCCAAG GTTGCTGACTGCGTGTGCCTGATGGCCCTGGACAAGGCGGAGGCGGTGCCGGTGGACACCCACGTGTGGCACATTGCCcggcagcgctatggggcagcattgGGTGCCCGCTCCCTGACCGCCCGTGTGCACCAGGAGATCG GTGACTTCTTCCGTGAACTGTGGGGTCCCTATGCAGGCTGGGCACAGGCG GTCCTCTTCTGTGCTGACCTCCGCAAGGGCCGGGCCAGTGGGAGCCGGGCCAGGAGGGGCCGCAGCCAGGCGAGCCGTGGGGCCGGGTGCTCCTAG
- the OGG1 gene encoding N-glycosylase/DNA lyase isoform X1, with amino-acid sequence MVLEVSPAELSVPRGAGGRHGVSAAWSPMPRGATSAPMALQGSPMALRDSPSLCPALWRWLRCPPAELRLDLVLASGQAFRWRESSPGAWTGVLGERVWTLRQERDRLWYTVYGDEAPGPETDRILRDYFQLDVGLAALYQTWGAADPLFCRTAAAFPGVRVLRQDPVECLLSFICTSNNHVSRITAMIERLCQAFGPQLCLLDQQPFHAFPSLAALAGSEAEAKLRALGFGYRARFVSGTARAISEGMGATGLCRLRDVPYAEARRELCALPGVGAKVADCVCLMALDKAEAVPVDTHVWHIARQRYGAALGARSLTARVHQEIGDFFRELWGPYAGWAQAVLFCADLRKGRASGSRARRGRSQASRGAGCS; translated from the exons ATGGTGCTGGAG GTGTCCCCAGCTGAGCTCAGTGTGCCCCGGGGTGCAGGTGGGCGCCATGGTGTGAGCGCAGCCTGGAGCCCGATGCCCCGTGGGGCCACGTCTGCCCCCATGGCGCTGCAGGGTTCCCCCATGGCGCTGCGGGACTCCCCCTCGCTGTGCCCGGCGCTGTGGCGGTGGCTGCGCTGCCCTCCGGCCGAGCTGCGCCTGGACCTGGTGCTGGCATCGGGGCAGGCGTTCCG ATGGAGGGAGAGCAGCCCTGGAGCATGGACGGGAGTGCTGGGTGAGCGCGTGTGGACGCTGCGGCAGGAGCGGGACCGGCTGTGGTACACGGTGTATGGGGACGAGGCGCCCGGCCCCGAGACCGACCGCATCCTGCGGGACTACTTCcagctggatgtggggctggccGCCCTGTACCAAACATGGGGGGCGGCCGACCCCCTGTTCTGCCGGACAGCAGCCGCCTTCCCAg GGGTGCGTGTGCTGCGGCAGGACCCCGTGGAGTGTCTGCTGTCCTTCATCTGCACCTCCAACAACCACGTGTCCCGTATCACCGCCATGATCGAGCGCCTGTGCCAGGCCTTTggcccacagctctgcctgctggacCAGCAGCCCTTCCACGCCTTCCCCTCCCTGGCAGCACTTGCAG GCTCTGAAGCGGAGGCCAAGCTGAGGGCGCTGGGCTTTGGCTATCGTGCCCGCTTTGTCAGCGGCACAGCACGCGCCATCAGCGAGGGAATGGGCGCCACGGGGCTGTGCCGGCTGCGGGACGTGCCCTACGCTGAGGCCAGGAGGGAGCTGTGTGCCCTGCCGGGAGTGGGGGCCAAG GTTGCTGACTGCGTGTGCCTGATGGCCCTGGACAAGGCGGAGGCGGTGCCGGTGGACACCCACGTGTGGCACATTGCCcggcagcgctatggggcagcattgGGTGCCCGCTCCCTGACCGCCCGTGTGCACCAGGAGATCG GTGACTTCTTCCGTGAACTGTGGGGTCCCTATGCAGGCTGGGCACAGGCG GTCCTCTTCTGTGCTGACCTCCGCAAGGGCCGGGCCAGTGGGAGCCGGGCCAGGAGGGGCCGCAGCCAGGCGAGCCGTGGGGCCGGGTGCTCCTAG
- the TADA3 gene encoding transcriptional adapter 3: MSELKDCPLQFHDFKSVDHVKVCPRYTAVLARSEDDGIGIEELDTLQLELETLLSSASRRLRVLEAETQILTDWQDKKGDRRFLKLSKEHDVGTSVKHGKPKKQKLEGKGGHGTGPGPGRPKSKNLQPKIQEYEFQDDPIDVPRIPKNDAPNRFWASVEPYCADLTNEEVRVLEELLKPPEDEAEHYKIPPLGKHYSQRWAQEDLLEEQKDGARAAAAADKKKGVLGPLTELDTKDVDALLKKSEAQHEQPEDGCPFGPLTQRLLQALVEENIISPVEDSPIPDIAGKDSGADGAGTSPRSQNKPFSVPHTKSLEGRIKEELVAQGLLESEDRPAEDSEDEVLAELRKRQAELKALSAHNRAKKHELLRLAKEELHRQELRQRVRMADNEVMDAFRKIMAARQKKRTPTKKEKDQAWKTLKERESILKLLDG; this comes from the exons ATGAGCGAGCTGAAGGACTGCCCGCTGCAGTTCCACGACTTCAAGTCTGTGGACCACGTGAAGGTGTGCCCGCGGTACACGGCCGTGCTGGCCCGGTCCGAGGACGATGGTATCGGGATCGAGGAGCTGGACACGCTGCAGCTCGAGCTGGAGACGCTGCTGTCCTCAGCCAGCCGCAGACTGCGGGTACTGGAGGCAGAGACACAG ATCCTGACGGACTGGCAGGACAAAAAGGGCGACCGGCGCTTCCTGAAGCTGAGCAAGGAACACGACGTGGGCACCTCCGTCAAACACGGCAAGCCCAAGAAGCAGAAGCTGGAGGGTAAAGGGGGGCACGGGACGGGGCCTGGGCCCGGCAGGCCTAAGTCTAAAAACCTGCAGCCCAAGATCCAGGAGTACGAGTTCCAGGATGACCCCATCGATGTGCCGAGGATCCCTAAAAACGATGCTCCGAACAG GTTCTGGGCATCAGTGGAGCCGTACTGCGCCGATCTCACCAATGAGGAGGTCAGGgtcctggaggagctgctcaAACCGCCAGAGGACGAGGCTGAGCACTACAAG ATCCCACCGCTGGGGAAGCACTACTCACAGCGCTGGGCTCAGGAGGacctgctggaggagcagaaggaTGGAGCCCGGGCAGCGGCTGCGGCTGACAAAAAGAAGGGTGTTCTGGGACCACTGACCGAGCTGGACACCAAAG ATGTCGACGCCTTGCTGAAGAAGTCAGAGGCCCAGCACGAGCAGCCTGAGGATGGATGTCCCTTTGGACCCCTGACACAGCGTCTCCTGCAGGCCCTGGTGGAG GAAAACATCATCTCCCCTGTGGAAGACTCGCCCATCCCCGACATCGCTGGCAAGGACTCAGGAGCCGATGGCGCTGGCACTTCTCCACGCAGCCAGAACAAGCCCTTCag CGTGCCCCACACCAAGTCGCTGGAGGGGCGGATCAAGGAGGAGCTGGTGGCTCAGGGCCTGCTGGAGTCTGAGGACCGTCCCGCCGAGGACTCGGAGGATGAGGTCCTGGCTGAGCTGCGCAAGAGGCAGGCGGAGCTGAAGGCGCTCAGCGCCCACAACCGCGCCAAGAAGCACGAGCTGCTGCG GTTGGCCAAGGAGGAGCTGCACCGGCAGGAGCTGCGGCAGCGCGTCCGCATGGCCGACAACGAGGTGATGGACGCCTTCCGTAAGATCATGGCGGCCAGGCAGAAGAAGCGCACCCCCACCAAGAAGGAGAAGGACCAGGCGTGGAAGACGCTGAAGGAGCGTGAGAGCATCCTCAAGCTGCTGGATGGGTAG
- the LOC107319800 gene encoding tubulin monoglycylase TTLL3 isoform X2, whose translation MSIEKEANAAGGAPSKVQRVWADCSRPWLCPEKLKLAKMQVEKAIKEKKIFTVQGRYPVMRSLLRARGWVERKSPRRARQQEAGGGRAQHSPTQHRVQLPLESLCSMWPPNKEEEEEEEEEQMDKDKDNPDAIHDLMSRMVKDQVPYFIWSSRCNVAERYVLQPDQMVNHYAQGGSLTTKEGLCLTLRSLPWFDQADPDTFFPRCYRLGAMEERQAFIEDFCLTAARSLLKVALERAEGEHTALDPPPKPSNAPVGPPPLLPAQLVEEALRVCGGHLDILTHQDIDVDTQPHSPTWASFLQGYYRVVHEGAELQLSMAQREQVRSLLQGLAEQLPQLHMEGEHNVWILKPGAASRGRGIVCAARLNQLLQLAGCAVREGRWVVQKYVERPLLIFGTKFDVRQWFLVTDWNPLTIWFYRECYLRFCSQPFSLRRLDAAGHLCNQSVQRHCRPGLSRHPQLPADNTWSCHQLQDYLAQQGQAGVWAEVMVPGMKAAVVRAVRCSQGLVRGRKGSFELYGADFIFGEDFQPWLLEINASPTMAGHTAVTSQLCAAVQRDTLKVVIDRRDNPECSTGAFELIYRQLCPPCTTSG comes from the exons ATGAGCATTGAGAAGGAGGCAAATGCTGCAGGAGGGGCACCCAGCAAGGTGCAGCGTGTGTGGGCAG ACTGCAGCCGCCCCTGGctctgcccagagaagctgaagcTGGCCAAGATGCAGGTGGAGAAGGCTATCAAG GAGAAGAAGATCTTCACGGTGCAGGGCCGCTACCCTGTGATGCGCAGCCTGCTGCGTGCACGGGGCTGGGTGGAGAGGAAGTCACCACGCAGGGcgaggcagcaggaggcaggtggtggcagagcacagcacagcccaacaCAGCACAGGGTGCAGCTGCCCCTGGAGTCCCTGTGCTCCATGTGGCCGCCCAacaaagaggaggaggaggaggaggaggaagagcagatGGACAAGGACAAGGACAACCCTGACGCAATCCATGACCTCATG TCCCGCATGGTGAAGGACCAGGTGCCCTACTTCATCTGGAGCAGCCGCTGCAATGTTGCAGAGAGATACGTCCTGCAGCCAGACCAGATGGTGAACCACTATGCCCAAGGGGGCAGCCTCACCACCAAG GAGGGGCTGTGCCTCACCCTACGCAGCTTGCCCTGGTTTGACCAAGCCGACCCCGATACCTTCTTCCCTCGCTGCTACCGGCTGGGTGCCATGGAAGAGCGTCAGGCCTTCATcg AGGATTTCTGCCTCACTGCCGCACGCAGCCTGCTCAAGGTGGCCCTGGAAAGGGCTGAGGGTGAGCACACGGCGCTGGACCCACCCCCAAAACCCAGTAATGCTCCAG TGGGGCCGCCCCCCCTGCTGCCCGCACAGCTGGTGGAGGAGGCGCTGCGGGTATGCGGGGGGCACCTGGACATCTTGACCCACCAGGACATCGATGTGGACacgcagccccacagccccacctgGGCCAGCTTCCTGCAGGGCTATTACCGCGTGGTGCA CGAGGGGGCcgagctgcagctgagcatgGCACAGCGGGAGCAGGTCCgcagcctgctgcagggcctggcagagcagctgccccAGCTGCACATGGAGGGCGAGCACAACGTCTGGATCCTCAAACCCGGCGCTGCATCCCGGGGCAGAG GCATCGTGTGCGCGGCGCGGCTgaaccagctgctgcagctggcgGGCTGTGCCGTGCGGGAGGGCCGCTGGGTGGTGCAGAAATACGTGGAGCGGCCGCTGCTCATCTTCGGTACCAAGTTCGACGTGCGGCAGTGGTTCCTGGTGACGGACTGGAACCCGCTGACCATCTGGTTCTACCGCGAGTGCTACCTGCGCTTCTGCTCGCAGCCCTTCTCCCTGCGCCGCCTGGATGC GGCCGGCCATCTCTGCAACCAATCCGTGCAGCGGCACTGCCGCCCGGGGTTATCCCGACACCCGCAGCTGCCGGCAGACAACACGTGGTCGTGCCACCAGCTGCAGGACTACCTGGCACAGCAGGGCCAAGCTGGCGTCTGGGCGGAGGTGATGGTGCCAGGCATGAAGGCGGCGGTGGTGCGGGCGGTGCGGTGCTCGCAGGGTTTGGTGCGGGGCCGTAAGGGCAGCTTTGAGCTCTATGGGGCCGACTTCATTTTTGGCGAGGATTTCCAACCCTGGCTGCTGGAGATCAATGCCAGCCCCACCATGGCGGGCCACACGGCGGTGAcgagccagctgtgtgctgcgGTGCAGCGTGACACGCTGAAAGTTGTCATCGACCGCCGGGACAACCCCGAGTGCTCCACGGGAGCCTTTGAGCTCATCTACAGG
- the ARPC4 gene encoding actin-related protein 2/3 complex subunit 4, translating to MTATLRPYLNAVRATLQAALCLENFSSQVVERHNKPEVEVRSSKELLLQPVIISRNEKEKVLIEGSINSVRVSIAVKQADEIEKILCHKFMRFMMMRAENFFILRRKPVEGYDISFLITNFHTEQMYKHKLVDFVIHFMEEIDKEISEMKLSVNARARIVAEEFLKNF from the exons ATG ACCGCCACGCTCCGCCCGTACCTGAACGCGGTGCGCGCCACGCTGCAGGCCGCGCTGTGCCTCGAGAACTTCTCGTCGCAGGTGGTGGAACGGCACAACAAGCCCGAGGTGGAGGTCAG gagcagcaaggagctgctgctgcagcccgtGATCATCAGCAGGAACGAGAAGGAGAAGGTGCTGATCGAGGGCTCCATCAACTCCGTGCGCGTCAGCATCGCTGTCAAAcag GCCGATGAGATCGAGAAGATCCTGTGCCATAAGTTCATGCGCTTCATGATGATGAGGGCTGAGAACTTCTTCATCCTACGCAGGAAGCCCGTAGAG GGCTACGACATCAGCTTCCTCATCACCAACTTCCACACGGAGCAGATGTACAAGCACAAGCTCGTGGATTTCGTGATCCATTTCATGGAGGAGATCGACAAGGAGATCAGCGAGATGAAGCTGTCTGTCAATGCCAGGGCCCGCATTGTGGCAGAGGAATTCCTCAAGAAC TTCTAG